One genomic window of Methanosarcina acetivorans C2A includes the following:
- a CDS encoding histidine phosphatase family protein has protein sequence MSYLIIVRHGESGWNVDGRFGGWVDVPLTGKGIKEALLCAAELEGIDLDVTFTSKLIRAQETLFLILSKQKKIGVFVHEEAGTGEDRTEREDGSRKDRKEKRYAYPPNTEKNLIPIHSNEALNERYYGILQGKKKDKMKAKYGEEQILHWCRSFDEGPPEGESLKDIYRRAVPYFEKEIFPILQDGKNVIVCAHQNSLRALIKHIEGISNEDIRKIRLANARPVIYTFSGGRLVRENAETDPSVKRNL, from the coding sequence ATGAGTTACCTGATAATTGTACGACACGGGGAATCCGGCTGGAACGTTGATGGCAGGTTCGGAGGCTGGGTTGACGTTCCTTTGACCGGAAAGGGGATAAAAGAAGCCCTTCTCTGTGCTGCCGAACTTGAGGGGATTGATCTGGACGTTACTTTCACTTCAAAACTGATTCGGGCACAGGAAACTCTCTTTTTAATCCTTTCAAAGCAGAAAAAAATTGGGGTCTTTGTCCACGAAGAAGCCGGGACAGGAGAGGATAGGACCGAAAGAGAAGACGGATCCAGGAAGGACAGAAAAGAAAAACGGTATGCTTACCCCCCTAATACCGAAAAAAACCTGATCCCTATCCATTCAAATGAAGCCTTAAACGAACGCTATTACGGGATACTTCAGGGCAAGAAAAAGGACAAAATGAAAGCGAAATACGGGGAAGAGCAGATTCTCCACTGGTGCCGGAGTTTTGACGAAGGGCCTCCGGAAGGGGAAAGCCTCAAGGATATCTATAGACGTGCGGTGCCATATTTCGAAAAAGAGATCTTTCCCATCCTTCAGGACGGAAAAAATGTAATTGTCTGTGCTCACCAGAACAGTTTACGAGCGCTGATAAAGCATATTGAAGGGATTTCTAACGAAGACATCCGCAAAATCAGGCTGGCAAATGCAAGGCCAGTAATCTATACATTCTCTGGAGGCAGGCTGGTCAGGGAAAATGCTGAAACGGACCCATCAGTGAAAAGGAATCTCTGA
- a CDS encoding SagB/ThcOx family dehydrogenase, translating to MGNQDLSDLPMKVKLPELDAAGRSHIEELIAKRRSIREYADRELSEPLISRFLWVTQGTSSKEGLRTAPSAGALYPLEVHVVIGEGSGLEAGIYRYVTEEHSLIQEIPGDMRKKLSEAALSQGMIKNAPVSLVISAIYPRITSKYGKRGLRYAHMEAGHAAQNVYLLGVELGIGTCTVGAFEDEEVKKVLKMPANEDPLYIMPLGYI from the coding sequence ATGGGAAATCAGGATCTTAGCGACCTGCCAATGAAAGTAAAGCTGCCTGAGCTGGATGCTGCAGGCAGAAGCCATATAGAAGAACTCATCGCAAAGCGGAGGTCCATACGGGAATATGCTGACAGAGAACTTTCCGAGCCGCTCATTTCTCGTTTTCTGTGGGTAACCCAGGGAACCAGTTCAAAAGAGGGGTTAAGGACAGCACCTTCGGCAGGCGCACTTTACCCTCTTGAGGTCCATGTCGTAATCGGAGAGGGCAGTGGACTTGAAGCCGGTATTTACAGGTACGTTACGGAAGAACATTCCCTTATCCAGGAAATCCCTGGCGATATGAGAAAAAAACTCTCGGAAGCTGCCCTATCTCAGGGCATGATCAAAAACGCTCCTGTTTCACTCGTAATTTCTGCAATCTACCCGCGCATAACAAGCAAATATGGAAAAAGAGGACTTAGATACGCCCACATGGAAGCCGGACATGCTGCCCAGAACGTATATCTTCTTGGAGTTGAATTGGGAATCGGGACCTGTACAGTAGGGGCTTTTGAAGACGAGGAGGTAAAAAAGGTCCTTAAAATGCCTGCAAATGAAGATCCTCTCTATATCATGCCCCTGGGCTACATCTAA
- a CDS encoding metal-sulfur cluster assembly factor, translating into MPINIIDLGLVYGIEIKEDRVHIKMTLTAPGCPMGGLIAEDVKRKVEAIKGVKEAEVELVWEPPWTPDRISEDAMRKITE; encoded by the coding sequence ATTCCGATCAATATCATTGACCTGGGACTTGTTTACGGGATCGAGATAAAAGAAGACAGGGTGCATATAAAAATGACCCTGACCGCACCCGGTTGTCCAATGGGAGGGCTTATTGCTGAAGACGTGAAGCGAAAGGTCGAAGCAATCAAAGGAGTAAAAGAAGCCGAAGTAGAACTTGTCTGGGAACCTCCCTGGACTCCGGACAGAATTTCGGAAGATGCAATGAGGAAGATAACGGAATAA
- a CDS encoding HD domain-containing protein: MSSNFRSRGNSRYEDDVLPEPMFLEDLFHKYGIERSHADNVARNALELFEILAPIHGLGPEYRKLVEIAALVHDTGVATDFENHHRAGRDILLRHPPAELPERLWPVVAWAAFLHKKRVGREKVAKLRLKAFGKMPEDLQDLTLKVAALIRLADALDYSRMESRLGKATFKGRKVRFEIIGQGAEIDAERMYKKGDLWSLLYDTELEFKPRSKKS; this comes from the coding sequence ATGAGCTCTAATTTCAGATCCAGGGGGAATAGCAGGTACGAGGATGATGTTCTGCCCGAACCCATGTTCCTGGAAGACCTTTTTCATAAATACGGAATTGAACGCAGCCATGCTGATAACGTGGCCCGGAATGCACTCGAACTTTTTGAGATCCTTGCTCCTATCCACGGGCTGGGTCCCGAGTACCGGAAATTAGTGGAAATAGCTGCTCTTGTGCACGATACCGGGGTAGCTACTGACTTTGAGAACCACCACAGGGCAGGGAGGGATATCCTGCTTCGGCACCCGCCTGCCGAATTACCTGAAAGGCTGTGGCCGGTTGTTGCCTGGGCGGCTTTCCTGCACAAAAAAAGAGTTGGGAGAGAGAAGGTTGCAAAACTCAGGCTAAAAGCTTTCGGGAAAATGCCCGAAGACCTGCAGGATCTTACCTTAAAAGTGGCTGCCCTCATCCGGCTTGCCGATGCCCTTGACTACAGCCGGATGGAAAGCAGGCTCGGGAAGGCTACTTTCAAAGGCCGGAAAGTCAGGTTCGAAATAATAGGGCAGGGAGCTGAAATAGATGCGGAAAGGATGTACAAAAAGGGGGACCTCTGGTCTCTGCTCTATGATACGGAACTTGAGTTCAAGCCGCGATCGAAAAAATCATGA
- a CDS encoding PAS domain S-box protein: protein MRKAESGFPVEFASANVSGFGYEPADFRAGKILYADIVHPEDLEAFNFGVISNSERGIADYILKYRILTKDGEVHWVEDRTLIQYGKNGRISRYIGIVSDINTRRELAEKLKQEKQKFSYLLNSSRSLIIIMDRQGKILETNERACTSLGYSQEELLKLAPSNIDTRYGNQFPRQVKKIFQKGNIAFETSYLKKDGTSIPVEVEAHLMDYEGRSTILTVANDISEQKQIKKDLSNSLKVNKVLELIVSSSPMVVFLSSPREKRPVEFITENIILFGYPAGAFTSGELAYENIIHPLDIEKVRDNLFRNYKEGKNDFFQEYRILTASGEVRWVDEQTFIHSDEKGDIEYLYGTVIDVTEKKQSSDFLRIRRDTGTALESTDVLQDILRQLLDLALEVEPLDSGCIYLMGEANGELKLKTCRGLSPAFVKAASGFGKAQGLVNLFRIGKPVYRQYFELKKMASLETPPEEKLRAAAFIPVFSGGNFAAVMQLSSHKADEIPESSRKQLETIALELGNEISRTKEKAELQQISSDFQGLFKSIKDFIFIVNQEGCIVHSNPAFRKYLSYTEKELLGRNILSFHPQNRVLEAAKNFSEILEGKTFLYSVPFVTRDGTEIFAETKFSKGSWRGQEVLIALSRPRPEE from the coding sequence ATAAGGAAAGCCGAATCTGGCTTTCCGGTAGAGTTTGCTTCTGCAAACGTTTCCGGATTTGGGTATGAACCTGCCGACTTCAGAGCAGGAAAAATACTGTATGCTGATATCGTCCATCCCGAGGACCTTGAAGCTTTCAATTTCGGGGTTATAAGCAATTCCGAGCGAGGGATTGCAGACTATATTCTGAAGTACAGGATTCTTACAAAAGATGGAGAGGTGCACTGGGTTGAGGACAGGACTCTCATCCAGTACGGGAAAAACGGCAGGATAAGCCGTTATATAGGGATTGTTTCGGATATTAACACCCGCAGAGAGCTTGCAGAAAAGCTGAAACAGGAAAAGCAGAAGTTCAGTTACCTCCTTAACTCAAGCCGCAGTCTTATAATTATCATGGACAGGCAGGGAAAAATCCTGGAAACAAACGAAAGGGCGTGTACAAGCCTCGGGTACAGCCAGGAAGAACTCCTCAAGCTTGCTCCCTCAAACATCGATACAAGGTATGGAAACCAGTTTCCAAGGCAGGTCAAAAAGATATTTCAGAAAGGAAACATTGCCTTTGAGACCAGCTATCTGAAAAAAGACGGCACTTCTATTCCTGTGGAAGTGGAAGCCCATTTAATGGATTATGAGGGCAGAAGCACAATCCTTACGGTTGCAAATGACATCAGCGAACAAAAACAAATAAAAAAAGACCTCTCAAACTCCCTGAAAGTAAATAAAGTCCTGGAATTAATTGTAAGCAGCAGCCCTATGGTTGTTTTCCTGAGCAGCCCCAGAGAAAAAAGGCCTGTGGAATTCATAACTGAAAACATAATCCTTTTCGGGTATCCGGCAGGGGCTTTTACCTCAGGGGAACTGGCATATGAGAACATTATCCACCCCCTTGATATCGAAAAGGTAAGGGATAACCTGTTCAGGAATTACAAGGAAGGAAAAAACGACTTTTTCCAGGAGTACAGGATTCTAACAGCCTCCGGAGAGGTGCGCTGGGTTGATGAGCAGACGTTTATCCACTCCGATGAAAAAGGGGATATAGAATACCTGTACGGGACCGTTATTGACGTTACCGAAAAAAAGCAGAGTTCGGACTTCCTGCGCATCCGCCGCGATACAGGCACTGCCCTTGAATCAACCGATGTGTTGCAGGATATCTTAAGGCAGCTCCTTGACCTTGCACTTGAGGTTGAACCCCTGGACTCAGGCTGTATCTATCTGATGGGCGAGGCAAACGGCGAGCTGAAATTAAAGACCTGCAGAGGTCTTTCCCCTGCTTTTGTGAAAGCAGCTTCAGGTTTTGGGAAAGCTCAGGGGCTTGTAAACCTGTTCAGGATAGGAAAACCTGTCTACAGGCAGTATTTTGAACTTAAAAAAATGGCTTCCCTTGAAACACCTCCTGAAGAAAAGCTCAGGGCAGCAGCTTTTATTCCCGTATTCTCTGGAGGAAATTTTGCGGCAGTCATGCAGCTCAGTTCCCATAAGGCGGATGAGATTCCCGAAAGTTCCAGAAAACAGCTCGAAACCATTGCCCTTGAACTCGGAAACGAGATTTCAAGGACTAAGGAAAAAGCAGAACTCCAGCAGATTAGCAGCGATTTTCAGGGGCTCTTCAAAAGCATAAAGGACTTCATTTTCATAGTAAACCAGGAAGGCTGCATAGTTCATTCCAATCCTGCTTTCCGCAAATACCTTTCGTATACCGAAAAAGAACTCCTTGGGAGGAATATTCTTTCCTTCCATCCCCAGAACCGGGTCCTTGAAGCCGCAAAAAACTTTTCTGAAATCCTCGAAGGAAAAACATTCCTGTACAGCGTGCCCTTTGTTACCAGGGACGGAACAGAGATTTTTGCTGAAACCAAATTCAGTAAAGGCTCATGGAGGGGACAGGAAGTCCTGATTGCTCTCTCCCGGCCCAGGCCTGAGGAGTGA